GCTCGGCGGGGCCAGGAGCGTGGACCGCTACGCCATGTACCTGGCCGACTGCCCCTACCTCGTGCAGGAGGAGGCGCGCTACACCGTGGCGGGCGAGGTCTACGAGGTCTCGGACGCCATGCTCATGACCCTGGACGCCCTGGAGGAGCACCCGCGCGTCTACGAGCGGCGGCGGATTCCGGTCGTCCTGGACAGCGGGCGCGAGATCACGGCCTGGTGCTACTTCTCCCTGGTGCCGCAGGGCAGGCTCCTGCCGCAGGGCGAGTACACGGGCGGCACGGGCGGCGGCACTTCTGGCGGGGACGGCCGCTGATGCCCTTTCTCGGCGCGCACATGCCCACGGCGGGCGGGCTGCACCTGGCGTTCTCGCACATCGAGGCCGTACACGGCGAGGCCATGCAGCTCTTCACGCGCAACCAGCGCCAGTGGTCCGCCGCGCCCATCTCCGACGAGGAGGCCACGGCCTTCGCCGCTGCCTGGGCGACGTGGCCCTTCCCCCACGTCTTCTCCCACGCCTCCTACCTCATCAACCTCGCCTCCCCGGACGACGCGCTTTGGCAGCGCTCCATCAACGCCCTGGCCGCGGAGCTCTCGCGCTGCGCGCGCCTCGGCATCGCCTGGACCGTGCTCCACCCGGGCGCCCACGTGGGTTCCGGCACAGAGGCCGGGATCGCGCGCGTGGCCGCGGGGCTGGACGCGGCCCTCAAGACGGCGGACGAGGAATCCGGAGGAAAGACCGCCAAGCCCGGCGTGCTCCTCGAGAACACGGCGGGCCAGGGCACCACGCTCGGCGCGGACCCCGAG
This genomic stretch from Desulfovibrio sp. X2 harbors:
- a CDS encoding gamma-glutamylcyclotransferase, which encodes MSLNRVFVYGTLRRGFTNHHFMHGARLLGGARSVDRYAMYLADCPYLVQEEARYTVAGEVYEVSDAMLMTLDALEEHPRVYERRRIPVVLDSGREITAWCYFSLVPQGRLLPQGEYTGGTGGGTSGGDGR
- a CDS encoding deoxyribonuclease IV, which encodes MPFLGAHMPTAGGLHLAFSHIEAVHGEAMQLFTRNQRQWSAAPISDEEATAFAAAWATWPFPHVFSHASYLINLASPDDALWQRSINALAAELSRCARLGIAWTVLHPGAHVGSGTEAGIARVAAGLDAALKTADEESGGKTAKPGVLLENTAGQGTTLGADPEELAAILAASRFGADDARLAVCWDTCHGFAAGHDLRTSEAWAATSERIEAAFGLSRLRLVHLNDSMQGLGEHKDRHQHIGEGEIGRAGFAQILNDPRLTALPMCLETPKEKNLRQDRENLRVLRSLLSSGR